The window AACTACCACGGTAGATGGAAATTGGAGGTCGTTCTCCTTGAGGGATCTGATATGCGTAGTGTTACCATTACCTTGGTAAAAAGCTGGGATAGTGCCTGCCCACGCATACTTCTGGTAGGGATCATCGTATGGGTAATAAAAGAAGGCGATGCTTAATGGGTCATCGTAGTAAAGACCGATTGCCTTATTCATATTTCTTAGTTTAAGGTCGAAATAGATGTTTCCGGCGGTCTGGTCAGCCGAGTTGGTGAAGGCTGGAACCGAGAGTTCCTCTATAGATAGCTTCGGGGGGTTGGGAAATGAGTACAGACATAAAAGGACGATTACCACGACGGTGAGCATGAGATTGAAAGCGCAAGCACCACCCCCACTATCGCTCATCTTGAGACAGGAAAATTTTAAGAAGTTTAGGGGATGAAACTTGGAAGTTGGAACTGGATTATTCCTTTATTTATAATAATACCAGTACATATTCGTTCCGAAGTGTACAAAATTGCATTTTTAATAGTTTTATCTAGAGTTGTTATAAATGGCATATACGTGATTAATGATTAATAGGAAATATAAGCATGGGACCAAACAATAAAGATTGGGATAGCCTGACAATCGCCTTTGCAATAGACAAATTATGGAGACTTCTAATTTATAAgcaataaatttttttatatctATTATTACTAACATATTTAACTACTTAAACTTCTGTTTTTTTATTGTCATCCTATTTTCATAAACAATAATTCTTCTTGAATAACTATATGTAAATATAATTACTaagttattatattttatttttaacattctactttcatttaTATCCTATTTCGTTAATA of the Lactuca sativa cultivar Salinas chromosome 6, Lsat_Salinas_v11, whole genome shotgun sequence genome contains:
- the LOC111880454 gene encoding uncharacterized protein LOC111880454 yields the protein MSDSGGGACAFNLMLTVVVIVLLCLYSFPNPPKLSIEELSVPAFTNSADQTAGNIYFDLKLRNMNKAIGLYYDDPLSIAFFYYPYDDPYQKYAWAGTIPAFYQGNGNTTHIRSLKENDLQFPSTVVVDPEEKTLDLVKTGHARALLKDHLQLPSTLAETRKGMVGRIQAVNIRIAVVINYRFNYWVGSAKHQLELGGNTVVDLNTGEMVSLGSLELVESAAPAGGPVMLVVLFTSFLLIKM